In Haloplanus rubicundus, one DNA window encodes the following:
- a CDS encoding archease, with protein MSYELRPHTADVAVAATGADLGEAFAAAADGLAAATCDEIPGTGERFSFTVRAEGLEALLFDYLDQLIYERDVRGVLPVANEASVREDDGEWVVEASARGVPFADVTARDVKAVTYSEMRVEETDEGWEAYVVLDV; from the coding sequence ATGAGCTACGAACTCCGCCCTCACACCGCCGACGTCGCCGTCGCGGCGACCGGCGCGGACCTCGGCGAGGCGTTCGCCGCCGCCGCGGACGGCCTCGCGGCGGCCACCTGCGACGAGATTCCGGGGACCGGCGAGCGTTTCTCGTTCACCGTCCGCGCCGAGGGGCTCGAAGCACTCCTCTTCGACTACCTCGATCAACTCATCTACGAACGCGACGTTCGCGGGGTCCTCCCCGTGGCCAACGAGGCGTCGGTCCGCGAGGACGACGGGGAGTGGGTGGTCGAGGCGAGCGCCCGCGGCGTCCCCTTCGCGGACGTGACCGCACGGGACGTAAAGGCCGTGACCTACTCAGAGATGCGCGTCGAGGAGACCGACGAGGGCTGGGAGGCGTACGTCGTGCTGGACGTGTAG
- a CDS encoding RtcB family protein, translating into MTTREFDGIRLERVREFVWEMPREGDMRVPARVLASEALLDEIGEDKTLQQLRNATHLPGITGHAICMPDGHQGYGFPVGGVGATDVEEGCISPGSVGYDINCGVRMMKTNITYADVQGHEEELVNALFANVPSGLGGGGIVESGIDTVEAVLSRGVDWALEEGWAVEADLTHCEDEGYRPDADPSAVSQKAKDRGKNQLGSLGSGNHFLEVQRVTDVYRDDVADAYGLEPDQIVVLIHCGSRGLGHQTCTDYLRKIEKRHGDLLAELPDKELAAAPAGSELAEEYYGAMCACINFAWVNRQLIMHRVRQVFERVFDRSWESMEMHLLYDVAHNIAKKEVHTVQGEERELYVHRKGATRAFPAGHPEVPAAYRDVGQPIIIPGSMGAGSYVLRGGEASMELTFGSTAHGAGRLMSRTQAKQEFWGETVQDELKEQNQVYVKAQSGATVAEEAPGVYKDVDEVVRVSDALGIGDKVARTYPVCNIKG; encoded by the coding sequence ATGACCACACGCGAGTTCGACGGCATCCGGCTCGAACGCGTTCGGGAGTTCGTCTGGGAGATGCCCCGCGAGGGCGACATGCGCGTCCCCGCCCGAGTACTGGCGAGCGAGGCGCTGCTCGACGAAATCGGCGAGGACAAGACGCTCCAACAGTTGCGAAACGCGACGCATCTGCCGGGGATCACCGGCCACGCCATCTGCATGCCCGACGGCCACCAGGGCTACGGCTTCCCCGTCGGCGGCGTGGGGGCGACGGACGTAGAGGAGGGCTGTATCTCGCCGGGTTCGGTCGGGTACGACATTAATTGCGGCGTGAGAATGATGAAAACAAATATCACCTACGCCGACGTGCAGGGCCACGAGGAGGAACTCGTGAACGCCCTGTTCGCGAACGTCCCCTCCGGCCTCGGGGGCGGCGGCATCGTCGAAAGCGGGATCGACACCGTCGAGGCCGTCCTCTCCCGCGGCGTCGACTGGGCGCTGGAGGAGGGGTGGGCCGTCGAGGCCGACCTGACCCACTGCGAGGACGAGGGCTACCGCCCGGACGCCGATCCCAGCGCGGTGTCACAGAAGGCGAAGGACCGGGGGAAGAATCAGCTCGGCAGCCTCGGCAGCGGCAACCACTTCCTCGAAGTCCAGCGGGTGACGGACGTCTACCGCGACGACGTGGCCGACGCCTACGGCCTCGAACCCGACCAGATCGTCGTCCTCATCCACTGTGGGAGCCGGGGGCTGGGCCACCAGACCTGTACCGACTACCTGCGGAAAATCGAGAAGCGCCACGGCGACCTGCTGGCCGAACTGCCCGACAAGGAACTCGCGGCGGCGCCGGCGGGCTCCGAACTCGCCGAGGAGTACTACGGCGCGATGTGTGCCTGTATCAACTTCGCGTGGGTGAACCGCCAACTGATCATGCACCGCGTCCGGCAGGTGTTCGAGCGCGTCTTCGACCGCTCGTGGGAGTCGATGGAGATGCATCTGCTGTACGACGTGGCCCACAACATCGCCAAGAAAGAGGTCCACACCGTACAGGGAGAAGAGCGCGAACTGTACGTCCACCGCAAGGGGGCGACGCGGGCGTTCCCGGCGGGACATCCCGAGGTGCCCGCGGCCTATCGCGACGTGGGACAACCGATCATCATCCCCGGAAGTATGGGTGCGGGGAGCTACGTCCTCCGTGGCGGCGAGGCGTCGATGGAGCTTACCTTCGGCTCCACCGCCCACGGCGCCGGCCGGCTGATGAGCCGGACGCAGGCCAAACAGGAGTTCTGGGGCGAGACGGTGCAGGACGAACTCAAGGAGCAAAATCAGGTGTACGTCAAGGCCCAGAGCGGCGCGACGGTGGCCGAGGAGGCCCCCGGCGTCTACAAGGACGTCGACGAGGTGGTGCGCGTCTCCGACGCCCTCGGCATCGGCGACAAGGTGGCACGGACGTATCCGGTCTGTAACATCAAGGGTTAG
- a CDS encoding universal stress protein yields the protein MVARVLVPVDDSEMAMRALRHALDTFPDAEITVLHVSGGPSPMMGAATDLALSDDFEEAAEERASDALDRARAIAAEYDAEVTTEVRVGPPARIIVDAAADFDAVVLGSHSGSLSERLFVGNVAEKVVRRSPVPVTVVR from the coding sequence ATGGTCGCTCGTGTTCTGGTTCCCGTCGACGACTCCGAGATGGCGATGCGTGCGCTCCGGCACGCACTCGACACCTTCCCCGACGCCGAAATCACGGTGCTTCACGTCAGCGGCGGGCCGTCGCCCATGATGGGCGCCGCGACGGACCTCGCGCTCTCCGACGACTTCGAGGAGGCGGCCGAGGAGCGTGCGAGCGACGCGCTGGACCGTGCTCGCGCCATCGCCGCCGAGTACGACGCCGAGGTCACGACCGAGGTGCGGGTCGGCCCCCCGGCGCGGATCATCGTCGACGCCGCCGCGGACTTCGACGCCGTCGTCCTCGGCAGCCACAGCGGCAGCCTCTCCGAACGGCTGTTCGTCGGCAACGTCGCCGAGAAGGTCGTACGTCGGTCGCCCGTTCCCGTGACCGTCGTCCGGTGA